One region of Primulina tabacum isolate GXHZ01 chromosome 1, ASM2559414v2, whole genome shotgun sequence genomic DNA includes:
- the LOC142552993 gene encoding uncharacterized protein LOC142552993 isoform X2, which produces MSGTEEVKEQTDGAMEDADKSMSSTHQEDEAVKKKYGGIIPKKPPLISKDHERAYFDSADWALGKQGVEKPKGPLEALRPKLQPTQQQTRYRKSPCAPSEGEDGNTAQPEDGTPSS; this is translated from the exons ATGTCAGGAACTGAGGAAGTAAAAGAACAAACAGATGGTGCTATGGAGGATGCTGACAAGTCCATGTCATCAACACACCAGGAG GATGAAGCCGTCAAGAAGAAATATGGAGGAATAATCCCCAAGAAACCACCACTAATTTCTAAG GATCATGAGCGTGCTTATTTTGATTCTGCTGATTGGGCTCTAGGGAAG CAAGGTGTTGAGAAACCAAAAGGACCACTCGAGGCTCTCCGGCCTAAGTTACAG CCAACTCAACAGCAAACTCGGTACCGCAAGTCTCCTTGCGCTCCATCAGAAGGTGAAG ACGGAAATACTGCCCAACCAGAGGATGGAACCCCAAGTTCATGA
- the LOC142552993 gene encoding uncharacterized protein LOC142552993 isoform X3 yields the protein MSGTEEVKEQTDGAMEDADKSMSSTHQEDEAVKKKYGGIIPKKPPLISKDHERAYFDSADWALGKQGVEKPKGPLEALRPKLQPTQQQTRYRKSPCAPSEDGNTAQPEDGTPSS from the exons ATGTCAGGAACTGAGGAAGTAAAAGAACAAACAGATGGTGCTATGGAGGATGCTGACAAGTCCATGTCATCAACACACCAGGAG GATGAAGCCGTCAAGAAGAAATATGGAGGAATAATCCCCAAGAAACCACCACTAATTTCTAAG GATCATGAGCGTGCTTATTTTGATTCTGCTGATTGGGCTCTAGGGAAG CAAGGTGTTGAGAAACCAAAAGGACCACTCGAGGCTCTCCGGCCTAAGTTACAG CCAACTCAACAGCAAACTCGGTACCGCAAGTCTCCTTGCGCTCCATCAGAAG ACGGAAATACTGCCCAACCAGAGGATGGAACCCCAAGTTCATGA
- the LOC142520230 gene encoding WRKY transcription factor 22-like isoform X2, producing MEDDWDLHAVVRGCGSTSTSTSTTASSTATIAAIPNPSDYLFTTNFQQNSNTSAAYCQDLFQHKRESFNIEDLHDLCKPFFPRSQQPSPQIRSVVSPKSLPISPLSVLGGFQGLSSSEQQQQQLAQRLLQQTQITQKQLLISVANASKATNLSQNPSSRSAKRRKNSLKRVCHVPAESLSSDMWSWRKYGQKPIKGSPYPRGYYKCSTAKGCMARKQVERNKSNPGMFIVTYTAEHNHPIPTHRNSLACSTRQKPAAAEENPSSENPDKPSSSPPTSPPEDLSQTPGMLESSKEELAEAEDDDLSVSDLALEDDFFEGLEDLAEPDPGECIDDQFPTDLQFP from the exons ATGGAGGACGATTGGGATCTGCACGCTGTGGTAAGAGGCTGCggctccacctccacctccacctccaccaccgccagTTCCACGGCCACCATCGCCGCTATCCCAAATCCCTCGGATTATCTTTTTACCACTAATTTCCAACAAAATTCCAACACTTCCGCTGCTTACTGTCAAGATCTGTTTCAACACAAGAGGGAGAGCTTCAATATTGAAGACCTGCATGATCTATGCAAACCATTTTTCCCAAGATCACAGCAGCCATCTCCACAAATACGATCTGTTGTTTCTCCAAAAAGTTTACCCATTTCACCGCTCTCTGTTCTTGGGGGGTTTCAAGGGCTGTCATCGTCGGagcaacagcagcagcaacTAGCGCAACGATTACTCCAACAGACTCAGATTACGCAAAAGCAGCTGCTCATATCTGTTGCTAATGCCTCAAAAGCTACTAATCTTTCACAGAATCCTAGTTCGAGGTCGGCCAAAAGA AGGAAGAACAGTTTGAAGAGGGTTTGTCATGTTCCGGCAGAGAGCTTATCATCTGATATGTGGTCTTGGAGAAAATATGGGCAAAAACCCATTAAAGGTTCACCCTATCCAAG GGGATACTATAAATGCAGCACCGCGAAAGGCTGTATGGCAAGAAAACAAGTGGAGCGGAATAAATCCAACCCGGGAATGTTTATCGTCACCTACACAGCCGAGCACAACCACCCTATTCCCACACACCGAAACTCACTCGCCTGCAGCACCCGCCAGAAGCCGGCGGCGGCGGAGGAAAATCCCAGCTCCGAAAACCCTGACAAACCGTCTTCCTCTCCTCCAACGTCACCGCCAGAAGACCTCTCTCAGACGCCTGGAATGTTAGAGAGCAGCAAGGAGGAGTTGGCAGAAGCTGAGGATGACGATTTAAGCGTTTCTGACCTGGCGTTGGAAGATGATTTCTTCGAGGGTTTGGAGGATTTAGCTGAACCTGACCCCGGAGAATGTATCGACGATCAGTTCCCGACGGACCTACAGTTCCCTTAG
- the LOC142552993 gene encoding uncharacterized protein LOC142552993 isoform X1, whose amino-acid sequence MSGTEEVKEQTDGAMEDADKSMSSTHQEDEAVKKKYGGIIPKKPPLISKDHERAYFDSADWALGKQGVEKPKGPLEALRPKLQPTQQQTRYRKSPCAPSEGEGEDGNTAQPEDGTPSS is encoded by the exons ATGTCAGGAACTGAGGAAGTAAAAGAACAAACAGATGGTGCTATGGAGGATGCTGACAAGTCCATGTCATCAACACACCAGGAG GATGAAGCCGTCAAGAAGAAATATGGAGGAATAATCCCCAAGAAACCACCACTAATTTCTAAG GATCATGAGCGTGCTTATTTTGATTCTGCTGATTGGGCTCTAGGGAAG CAAGGTGTTGAGAAACCAAAAGGACCACTCGAGGCTCTCCGGCCTAAGTTACAG CCAACTCAACAGCAAACTCGGTACCGCAAGTCTCCTTGCGCTCCATCAGAAGGTGAAGGTGAAG ACGGAAATACTGCCCAACCAGAGGATGGAACCCCAAGTTCATGA
- the LOC142520230 gene encoding WRKY transcription factor 22-like isoform X1, with translation MEDDWDLHAVVRGCGSTSTSTSTTASSTATIAAIPNPSDYLFTTNFQQNSNTSAAYCQDLFQHKRESFNIEDLHDLCKPFFPRSQQPSPQIRSVVSPKSLPISPLSVLGGFQGLSSSEQQQQQLAQRLLQQTQITQKQLLISVANASKATNLSQNPSSRSAKRIRKNSLKRVCHVPAESLSSDMWSWRKYGQKPIKGSPYPRGYYKCSTAKGCMARKQVERNKSNPGMFIVTYTAEHNHPIPTHRNSLACSTRQKPAAAEENPSSENPDKPSSSPPTSPPEDLSQTPGMLESSKEELAEAEDDDLSVSDLALEDDFFEGLEDLAEPDPGECIDDQFPTDLQFP, from the exons ATGGAGGACGATTGGGATCTGCACGCTGTGGTAAGAGGCTGCggctccacctccacctccacctccaccaccgccagTTCCACGGCCACCATCGCCGCTATCCCAAATCCCTCGGATTATCTTTTTACCACTAATTTCCAACAAAATTCCAACACTTCCGCTGCTTACTGTCAAGATCTGTTTCAACACAAGAGGGAGAGCTTCAATATTGAAGACCTGCATGATCTATGCAAACCATTTTTCCCAAGATCACAGCAGCCATCTCCACAAATACGATCTGTTGTTTCTCCAAAAAGTTTACCCATTTCACCGCTCTCTGTTCTTGGGGGGTTTCAAGGGCTGTCATCGTCGGagcaacagcagcagcaacTAGCGCAACGATTACTCCAACAGACTCAGATTACGCAAAAGCAGCTGCTCATATCTGTTGCTAATGCCTCAAAAGCTACTAATCTTTCACAGAATCCTAGTTCGAGGTCGGCCAAAAGAATTAG GAAGAACAGTTTGAAGAGGGTTTGTCATGTTCCGGCAGAGAGCTTATCATCTGATATGTGGTCTTGGAGAAAATATGGGCAAAAACCCATTAAAGGTTCACCCTATCCAAG GGGATACTATAAATGCAGCACCGCGAAAGGCTGTATGGCAAGAAAACAAGTGGAGCGGAATAAATCCAACCCGGGAATGTTTATCGTCACCTACACAGCCGAGCACAACCACCCTATTCCCACACACCGAAACTCACTCGCCTGCAGCACCCGCCAGAAGCCGGCGGCGGCGGAGGAAAATCCCAGCTCCGAAAACCCTGACAAACCGTCTTCCTCTCCTCCAACGTCACCGCCAGAAGACCTCTCTCAGACGCCTGGAATGTTAGAGAGCAGCAAGGAGGAGTTGGCAGAAGCTGAGGATGACGATTTAAGCGTTTCTGACCTGGCGTTGGAAGATGATTTCTTCGAGGGTTTGGAGGATTTAGCTGAACCTGACCCCGGAGAATGTATCGACGATCAGTTCCCGACGGACCTACAGTTCCCTTAG
- the LOC142520930 gene encoding uncharacterized protein LOC142520930, which yields MWGRTGRRTGPARGNRGPEGGNQGHAGGHRGPEGGNQGRAGGNRGPEGGQGRGVADLSLDQLAQLINRSVEEALRRNRTPSPPPQQPPPPPPPPPPPPPEHIEAIWEEVRRLGRQMGGRPPLLDRESPLSPEILNEDLPVNFRQPTIKDYDGSTDPEEHLGRFSNSALLHRYSDGVKCRVFLTTLVGPVQRWFDLLPPHSITSFREFSILFMNQYATSKRYLKTSLGLFSLKQGDADSLRDFIRRFNSAALEVPAAATETLVNAFTQGLRGGQFFNSLVKKPPQSYDELLSRAEKYVNLEDAQRQRRVDIRPGDKDKGKEKVEPSRKRHAERTEERGRGPGPFPYAPLAMSLERAMAICEERRKLERPKQAKKGPRLPPSDKFCEFHQEYGHVTNDYQKLGEEVQRIMQRDPHMKNLLARLEGRFRDDRRDRGPPGVQQIANDPTRGIIHMITGGATDGDSGRARKAHGRRLESLGLDLAPKDDPIIGFGPDDLKGVVAPHNDALLVTLTIANYDVARIFVDTGSSVNILFKRTLDQMKVEGFEFDHISTPLFGFTGHAVQTVGQIMLPLSLGTGPHRITKMTCFTVVDAPSSYNGILGRPALTDFRAVSSTYHQKLKYPVGNKVGVVGGDQKSSRRCYVDEVRQEVKRSRTEVGMIVTQPNMTSRREVQLTSEEDPETVEIGVQQCVRVAADLDPETKRDLLTCLKTNLDVFAWSSQELCGISPRIMEHRLNILPEARPVKQKKRHFGPEKDKVIKEHVDELLKAGHIREVFFPTWLSNVVLVPKSSGKWRMCVDFRDLNKACPKDCYPLPRIDQLVDSTAGHQYLCLMDAYQGYHQIPLAEEDQDKVSFITSEGTFCYVVMPFGLKNAEATYQRLMDKVFSAQVGRNVEVYVDDILIKSKNSADLIEDLRETFATIRSYGLKLNPQKCTFGVKSGKFLGYMVMERGIEANPEKAKAIQSMTPPGNLREVQKLAGRIAALSRFISRAAHRSLPFFRVLRKAKKFEWMKNA from the exons ATGTGGGGACGAACAGGTAGAAGAACAGGCCCTGCACGTGGTAACCGAGGTCCCGAAGGTGGCAACCAAGGCCATGCAGGTGGCCACCGAGGTCCTGAAGGTGGCAACCAGGGCCGTGCAGGTGGCAACCGAGGTCCTGAAGGGGGTCAAGGTAGAGGCGTGGCTGATCTTAGTTTAGACCAGTTGGCCCAGTTGATTAATCGGTCTGTGGAAGAGGCCCTCCGTCGAAACCGGACTCCATCACCACCGCCACAACAACCTccccctcctcctcctcctcctcctcccccTCCTCCCGAGCACATAGAAGCCATTTGGGAGGAAGTCAGAAGGCTTGGCAGGCAAATGGGGGGCCGACCTCCGTTGCTGGACAGAGAAAGCCCACTCTCTCCTGAAATACTGAATGAGGACCTCCCCGTTAATTTCCGTCAGCCGACCATTAAAGATTATGATGGGAGTACTGACCCTGAAGAACACCTGGGGAGGTTTAGCAATTCCGCCCTGCTCCATCGATACTCAGATGGTGTCAAATGTCGGGTCTTCCTCACCACCCTGGTAGGACCCGTTCAGAGGTGGTTCGATCTGCTCCCACCACATTCCATTACCAGCTTCCGAGAATTTAGCATCCTTTTCATGAACCAGTATGCTACgagcaaaagatatttgaaaacgTCATTAGGTTTGTTCAGTTTAAAACAAGGAGATGCAGATTCGCTGAGGGACTTCATTAGGCGATTCAACAGTGCAGCCTTGGAGGTCCCTGCGGCAGCAACAGAAACCTTGGTGAACGCCTTCACGCAAGGGCTAAGAGGGGGGCAATTTTTCAATTCCTTGGTGAAAAAACCCCCCCAAAGTTATGATGAGCTCCTGAGCCGggctgagaaatatgtaaaccTTGAGGACGCACAAAGGCAAAGGCGAGTGGATATCCGACCCGGTGATAAAGATAAGGGGAAGGAGAAAGTGGAACCAAGTAGGAAGAGGCATGCAGAAAGAACAGAGGAAAGGGGCCGAGGTCCTGGACCTTTCCCGTATGCCCCGTTGGCCATGAGTTTGGAAAGAGCTATGGCGATTTGCGAAGAAAGAAGAAAGCTGGAGCGCCCGAAACAAGCCAAAAAGGGGCCGCGTTTACCTCCCTCAGACAAGTTCTGTGAGTTCCATCAAGAGTACGGTCATGTTACGAATGATTACCAGAAATTGGGGGAAGAGGTCCAAAGAATCATGCAAAGAGATCCTCACATGAAGAACCTCTTAGCCCGATTAGAAGGAAGGTTCCGAGATGATAGAAGGGATCGAGGACCTCCTGGG GTCCAGCAGATTGCTAATGATCCGACCAGAGGTATAATCCATATGATAACGGGCGGCGCCACCGACGGAGATTCAGGCAGAGCTCGTAAGGCTCATGGTCGGAGATTGGAGAGTTTGGGGTTAGACCTTGCCCCCAAAGATGACCCCATCATTGGCTTCGGGCCGGATGATCTGAAAGGTGTTGTGGCGCCTCATAACGACGCCTTGTTAGTCACTCTTACTATCGCCAACTATGACGTCGCAAGAATCTTTGTTGACACCGGAAGCTCAGTTAATATTCTTTTCAAAAGAACCCTTGACCAAATGAAAGTGGAAGGTTTCGAGTTTGATCATATCTCTACGCCTTTATTTGGCTTCACAGGACATGCGGTCCAAACTGTAGGACAAATCATGCTCCCCTTATCTTTAGGGACGGGACCGCACCGCATCACAAAAATGACATGTTTTACTGTGGTGGATGCCCCTTCTTCTTACAATGGTATCCTTGGCCGACCTGCCCTGACCGACTTCCGAGCTGTAAGCTCCACCTACCATCAAAAGCTGAAATATCCTGTGGGGAATAAAGTAGGAGTCGTGGGGGGAGATCAAAAATCCTCACGACGTTGTTATGTAGATGAGGTAAGGCAGGAAGTCAAAAGATCTCGGACCGAAGTAGGGATGATTGTGACCCAACCAAATATGACCTCCAGAAGAGAGGTTCAACTTACATCAGAAGAGGATCCAGAAACGGTAGAAATAGGGGTCCAACAGTGTGTCAGAGTGGCGGCTGATCTTGATCCCGAAACTAAGCGTGATCTGTTGACTTGTTTGAAAACTAATCTAGATGTATTTGCTTGGTCCTCACAAGAGCTCTGTGGGATCAGCCCCAGGATAATGGAACACCGCCTCAACATACTTCCTGAAGCTCGGCCAGTCAAGCAGAAGAAAAGGCATTTTGGTCCCGAGAAGGACAAAGTGATAAAAGAGCACGTTGACGAGCTCCTCAAGGCAGGACATATTAGGGAGGTCTTTTTTCCAACATGGTTATCAAATGTGGTCTTGGTCCCCAAGAGCTCGGGAAAATGGAGAATGTGCGTCGACTTTAGAGATCTTAACAAGGCTTGCCCGAAAGACTGCTACCCCTTGCCGAGGATAGACCAACTAGTTGACTCCACCGCGGGTCATCAGTACTTATGTTTGATGGATGCTTATCAAGGATACCATCAGATCCCCCTAGCAGAGGAAGACCAGGACAAAGTAAGTTTCATCACCTCCGAAGGGACGTTCTGTTATGTGGTGATGCCTTTCGGGTTAAAAAATGCGGAAGCCACCTATCAGAGGCTCATGGACAAAGTTTTTTCAGCCCAGGTCGGAAGAAATGTGGAAgtttatgtggatgatattcttATAAAGTCCAAGAACTCAGCTGATCTCATAGAGGACCTCCGGGAGACCTTTGCCACTATAAGATCTTACGGGCTAAAACTGAACCCCCAAAAATGCACTTTCGGGGTCAAGAGTGGGAAGTTTCTTGGGTACATGGTAATGGAAAGGGGAATTGAGGCCAATCCTGAGAAAGCAAAAGCTATTCAATCTATGACACCTCCTGGGAATCTCCGGGAGGTCCAGAAGCTTGCCGGGAGAATCGCCGCTTTGTCACGATTCATTTCAAGAGCGGCGCATCGAAGTCTGCCCTTCTTCCGAGTCCTAAGGAAAGCTAAGAAGTTCGAGTGGATGAAGAATGCGTAA